The Triticum aestivum cultivar Chinese Spring chromosome 5A, IWGSC CS RefSeq v2.1, whole genome shotgun sequence genomic sequence TGGTTATAAATTTAAATTTTTGGGATACTTTAGATGTATATATCGTTTGCATGCCACATAAGAATCCAGATGTTTTGTTCCTACTAATGTTTGGGAGCTAGCGCACCAGAACCCTCTGGCTGCCGTCCGATCCCAATCCGACGCACCAGAACAGGCCCGCCGACGTGTACCGAGCCTCGCCGGGCCGGAAGCAAATACGGAGCATCCCCGGGGACTTCACCGGAAAAGTGGACAGCACTTCCGCCGAGCGCCGGGCAAGATGGGGTTCATCGGCGACCAGGTGGAGGCGATCCGCTCGATGCAGGTCCGCCAGGTGCTCGCGCAGATCATCAGCCTCGGTGGGTGATGCCCGCTCTCCCCCTGTATCTGTTTCCTGCTTTTCTTCCTCATTCAGAGAGGTTTCTCCGACCTATTTCCCGCTCAGATCGGCGGGGTTGGAGGGTCAGGAGTTTGCCGTCTGTGTGATCCCAGTAGATTTTCGATGGGAAGTAGCCTCGTGGACCCTGAGGGCCTTCGGCTCTTGATCTGGTTCCGCGAGCTGTGTTAAGTGGGCTTTCCTGAAGAAGAATAACAGGGGTGTAAACAGCACAGGAGCGATTGAGTTGGGTGTGCCAGCGTAGAGAAGTGAGCTGGGGAATTTCTGCCCTCCATGAATGATGAGTCAAGTGTGATGTTTTTCCTTTTAAACTCTAGTCGCCAGTTGCTACTAGTGTTGTTCCTTGCTTCAGACAGATTAGATACTAGCTCATGATATTTAGGATATgccgattgattgattgattgcagCAGTGCTTTTATACTGGAGCTCTGAATTTTTGCTGTGCCAGGTATGATTGTTACGTCGGCATTGATCATATGGAAGGGGTTGATGGTTGCGACTGGGAGTGAGTCCCCGGTGGTCGTAGTTCTTTCTGGTAGCATGGAGCCTGGCTTCAAAAGGGTCAGTTATCTAGTTGCACAATATGAGAATCAGACTTGTATGCATGCTTTTCTTATCATTAGGCATTTTAGGTGGACATATAAGTGTTTCCTTGACTTCTTATATGAAAATATGCACTTAAATGTGATCAGTCTAAATGTCAGAAGTTGCATGTGCAATACATAGATGGACATTTCTGTATATTTATAAGAATACAATGGTTTCCTAGAAATTCTACTGATTTGTGAAAGGTGGAAGATTGccttattgtcttgtcatgcaccatTAAGATACTGGCCCCATTCATCTCAACATTTTCCTCTAAGTTCCCTATTTGGCAAGTTGTATCAGTGCATATCATCTAGTTTTAGTTTCACTTCAGATTCTATTTTGCTTCTTGTAATGTGCCATCATCTTTCTACATTGCTGTTGCTGAATGATTCATCATATGCTTTGCAGGGTGATATCCTGTTTTTGCGCATGAGTAAAGAACCCATCCGTACTGGAGAAATAGTTGTTTTTAATGTTGATGTAAGTCCTACTGCTTGTTAAGCTATAAATCAGTAGCTCAATCATGGATTCGTCAGCTGTTGGTGCTGTATTCAACTTTACTGTGTGCTTCTACATGATCCTGACAACAATAAATTAACGTCTGATTGTTATGTATGTAGGGCCGTGAAATTCCAATTGTTCACCGTGTGATTAAGGTAATTGGTATTTGAAGTCATCACATGAATAATCCTATCTATGTTAGATCTGAAGTTTCTTTTTTTCAATGCTGCATCTGAATTTACTCTACTTTCTGTGCAGGTTCATGAACGCCAGGAAAGTGCTGAAGTTGACATCCTCACAAAAGGTAACCATCATATTCAGTTTCGGTGCCATCAGTTTCTTCAGTGATTATAGTGCTCAATGGTAGAGCAGTTTGTGCAGTCCTGCAATAATAATCAACATCTAGCAATGTATAATTCACAGTAGATGCCACTACATGGTTCTATCTCAACTGGTAAACTGTCCTCTAGGTGACAACAATTTTGGGGATGACCGACTGCTGTACGCGCACGGTCAGCTGTGGCTTCAGCAGCACCACATCATGGGGCGGGCTGTAGGGTGCGTATCCATAACACTTGCATCACTTACCTGCCTTCATGCTGGTGAAAAGCTATTACGCTTACTTGACTGCTATTTTGTTCTGTGAACAGCTATCTTCCATACGTTGGGTGGGTTACCATTGTGATGACTGAGAAGCCGATCATCAAGGTATGCTTAGTCTTATCAAGTATATACTGACCAACCCAGAGGTTGTGATGGTTGTTCTGTTCCATATGAAGGAAGGTGTCCGTCAGATTTTGATAAAACTGCCGTCCGTTACTCTGGTTAATGGGAGATCTAAAATTGAAATAAGAAAATGCATGCAATCTGTACAGTATAGCTGAAATGCTGAATTTGTGCAATAGCTGAAATGCTTATATATGATGCTCGTTGCTGCAGTACCTTCTGATTGGCGCACTGGGCCTGCTGGTGATAACGTCGAAAGACTGAAGATTCCACCTTGTCACAGGGTCGTAGTCTGGTCTTGTAGTAGCGCAGAAGTAACCGACAGCTGAAGATGTTGCATCGTGTATTGAATGGAAGTTTTATGTGTCTGTTTTGACTTCTCGTGTATTGAATGGAAGTAACCGACACCACTTCGACGTTCGTGTCTTCCTAGTGTGGCCAGTGTTGGCTCTGTGGAGGATATGGGAGCGGAGCTATATGGTTGTCTCCTCGGGGCAGTTTGCTGTGGTCGTAGCTCCAGTGTTACAGATCATGCATGAGCTTCTGGAGCTATGCCTGAGCTCTGCTTTGCCTCTGTCAATCGAGCATATGAAGGTGGACTCCAGGTGACCTCATGCGCCCCACTCCACCCACACTAGCGAACTTTATCCCGATACTCTCTTCGCAAAAAAATAATTGCGGCGTGATTGTCATCTTGGAGAATGCTAGCCTTGAATTTGGAAGTGCAATTGCTTGCCTCCTAACTGGGATGACAATTAGGGGCAAAAGCAAGAAGGTGGACGATTGCCCTTGGATGAACGCGTTCGAAAAGAGAAATCACTCAAGTGCAAAGGCAAGAACGACCCCATTGAAAAGGCTCCCACAACTGCTTGATGGAAgatcttctctttttttcttcttctgaaaactccacccatatattaattaattaatacaAATGTTCATACAATCATTCGTTACAGTTTCTGCCACACAGGGCGGAACACTATTAATAAGAATACCATCAGACCTATTTAAAAAACTAAATTTTGCTCAGCTCGGCCTCACGATTTGGATCGTCACTATGGTTTTGGTGTTGTTCTCGTCAGGGGTCTATTGTGTGTACAAGTGTCAACGATTGCGGATGTTGTGTGTTGCGAGAGTTTAATGGGATGCATGTGCAGTCGTGAGGTTTCATGCTTTCTGACTGGTCTTCTTACAGTTTAATTGTATTGTTTCTTTTTTCATAAATTAACTAGGCAATTCTCTTTTTAATTAATCAACGAGGCAAATTTTTTGTCTTCGCTTTTTAGAAAAACTTTATTTATCAGAGTGGAAATAGCTTAACAAATACACATACAATTTTAGTACAATCTGGAATAATCTATTTCAAATGCCTGCAAAAGAGGGTACCCTGCGCGTCTCAGCCATCGTGTTTGTATATACCAAAGCCTCCCAATCTTTTCCATCAGAATTTCTGCAGCATCATTCTGCGCGCCCGTCTGCCGTCTGATTGAAATCATGCGGCCAGATCACGAGCCAAGTGACGTGTCCGACGAAAGGAAGGCCAACTTGAAGAGATGGGGCCCGCTCGGGGTGGGCGATATTGCATTTTCACATAAATATTCTACCCACAGCGCAGGCACCTCGCGGTGCAGCAGCCGGAGTGCCGGACCCACACGTCGGTCTCAGGTAGGAGTAGGGGCGCGACCGCTCCAGTAGCACAAGGGCAACGGCTCAAATTTCGGGCGCCGCGCCGCGGgaaagagaggggagagagagaggggtgaggCCCCACCCATTTCCCTCCCCAATCCCACCGGTGGCGGGCCGCCCGCCGCCCCTCTCCGGCGACGAATCCGGCGGCGGGTACTGCTCTCCGTCGAGCCAGGCGGAGGAGAGCGAGGGTCGGCCGACGCTCGCGCGCTCGCGCGCTCGCGCGCGCGGGGAAGCCGGGCGCCTGCTCCCACCGCTGGCGGGCTGCCTGCCGCGCCTCCCCGGGGAGGAATCGACGGGCGGGCGCGTCGACTCCGGCCAGCCTCTCCGTCGAGGCGGACGGCGGAAGAAGCAGGTGAGAATATGCGACGAATTGTTTCGTTGATGGGAATGGGATCCGCTTGCTGAATGCTGACATCGGTGTGATTTTCCGGCGGATGTGTATTTTTCTCCAGCCCGAGCAGCGTGGAGCGGGAATCGGTGTCAGCAAACGAGCACGCTTCTCTCAGGCCGTTCGTCGTAGAGGTCAGTACAAGCAGCTCCCCCAAGCAAACCTTAGGGTTTCAAACATCGCATCTGCACTGAACAGCCCCACGGAAGTATGATAAGGAATTAAGCAGTGACCTCATGTAACCGATGGATGGTTTCATCGATGGAGAACTGATTTTTTGTGTGCTTTTGAATCATTGTTTTTGGCTATCCATCTCACTGTAAGAACATGGTAATAATATGTCTTGGCACAAAGCCACAAACACATTCCGAACATGCAGATGAAGTCACACTTCAGGTCGGTACAGCCTTTACACGCCAAATTTGCTAAGTCTCGGTTGGGGGATCCGTGTAAGAAACTGAAAATGGTACGCTGACTTAGctgagtactccctccattccacaatgtagtgcttcctctatccccgtgcttcaactttgaacgtgaatttaactatcaagaccgattgcggcgggagcaaaaattatatcagtgaattcgtattcgaaaaaagttttcaattatataattttttctcccgccgcagttggtctcgttggttaaatttatggtcaaaattggacctcgggaagcgcgggcgcactatattttggaatggagggagtagtatccatCACCTGTTAAATTCCATTTAATGCGTCTCTTTCAGTCGTTAACTGAACAAATTGAATCAGATCCCAGAGATTTATGAACTGATCAATGTCCTCCGAAGACTCAATTTGTTGTAGTCCCTTCATCCATCTCCCTTCAGCCAGTGCCTCTTTTACTGTCAGGTTTTTCTGGTGCACTAAGCGGAACATATTTGTAGCAATATCCTTTAGGAGCTTGTCCCAGCAGCCATTTTTCATTCCAAAAACGAGCTATGAAACCATCACCGAGAGTAATTGTGGTGCAAGCAGCAAACAACTGCCTATCGATTTTGTCGAAGGGTACCGCTGTCCCTTTCCAAGTTTTGTCCTCCTCTTGCCATTGGTTCCACAACCATCTTAGCCTCAGTGATCTTCCGAAACTCCCTATATCCATTATACCCAGTCCACCATTTTGTTTGGGGGCACAGACAGCTTTCCAATTAACCAAGCAGTTTCCCCCCATTTCCCTCGTCGCCCGCATTCCAGAAGAAATTCCTTCTGATCTCGTTCAGCCTCTTCGCAGCCCAGGCACTTGCAACGAAGATAAGATCAGAAGGAATTTCTTCGTTGATATACACAAGCAGTTCTCAGCCCAGGCACCAGGCACACCATTTGTAAATCGTTACCGAAAACATAAGAAGCAGATTGGCCATGAATATGCATCATGATATACACAACTCACTTGTTTGATATATATTTTGATGGAAAATGGTAAATGGCTATAAGCAGATTGGCCCTTTTGTAATCCAAAACATTGCAACCAGTTCTCAAACAAATAACAACTCTAAAAGGCGCGCCGGGCTGGTATTATGACTGTATGTTGCATGGTTTATGACTGCCCCTACTTCCACATGTTGTGAACATGTATTTCCATCTATGATTTTTTTGTAGAAGCTTAATCTGTGCAACTATTCTTTGAAATAGCTGCTTCAGTCATCCATGTTTTCAAATTATTATGTTCTTCCTCAGTAACAGATTGTGTTAATTGCACTAATTTTTTTTATTCTGTCTAGGCAATGGACGCGATACACGAGATGGAGGACACCTACAAAAATTCTGCAGCCATTGCTGGGAACACCGCGACAATGTTAGAAGCTTTCTCAAAGGCAGCCCTTTCAACTAGCGCTGCTCACTTGGTGCAGATCGCGAGTCAAGTCGCAGGGATAGCTGATGATTCGATTGCTAGTAAGGTCAAGCTCGTCAAAGCTGCTCGTCGACTATCTCGAATAGAAGCTTCTGGAAAGGCTCATGTCGTACGCGAGCTTATACTTGAGTCCGCCGCACTCGCACGAGAAGCTGAAAATGTAGGAAACGAGATCCTCAGGTGCAGTGCCATTGACTTGGGAAACGCTGGGCGTTCTTTCCTACAACTCGCTGCTTTGCACAACATGGATGGACTGGTGGAAGAGCAAGCCGACCAAGATAATGAGGAAGTCCCAGAGCAACCGACAACCTGGATCTCTTCATGGTGGTCCAAAAGGAAAAGAATGAGAGATATTGAATCTTTGAAGGCTCCTTTGCTAAATCCAGCTGCCTCAATGGTCAGGGACAATACCTCTACCACCGTTCCACAGGTATGTAAACTTCCGAAGAAACCCATTTAGTATCCATTGGTGAGGTTAATACACACTAGCTAATATTTGGTCACTTGAAATTGACTAAGAAGCTGAACAAGTTATAGGGGGCTATGCAAGTATGGATACAACCATCTGCTTCTATCCTCATGTAGTAATATTGACTGTCTTTGTGAGTATTACTTAGTTATTCATTTTGTTTCTGGACATTACTGTTTTTTCATCATGGTTGACAATTGAAAATTGGAACTAGAAGTATTAACTCCATGAAGTTACTACTGCTGATATTTTTAAGTTCTGTATTCTGATTCTGAATTATTTTCTCTGTTTTTTATAGGGCCAGGGGAGGCTATGTGACAAGTGGCTAGGCATGCAGACATGCGCCCTTGCAATGTCTCTCAGTTTGCTCCCCTACATGGGAAGAGATGGCCTTTTTAAGGATAAAACAATTTTCTCAAGTAATTATCTGTGGCGGGTGGATTTGCTATTCAAGTTGTGGTGGGGCTTGGTAGCTCTTGGCGTGCCTTGCAGTTTGTATGGTCGCGGTTGTATGGCGCAGCAGTATGCCCGTGTGTCCGGCCACTTGGCAATACTTGGTATGTTATCCTTGAAGATTATATTTCTCATGTTATTATGCTCTCTCTATCCTGGAATGTAAGGCGCATAGGATCTTTCACAGCTTCCAATACATGAGTTCAACTATAATATATATTTGCAATATGATAAAAGATTTTTTGAAGAGAAGTACGACAATCTAACTCTTGTATTCTCAATTAATGTACTTTTACATGTATTAGGGGTCAAAGTTATAAAATGTTGACTGCATTAATAATTATGCGCCTTGTATTTCTGATGGAGTGAGTATTAATGGATGCTGGGAAAGATTTGACAGTTGTGTTTTTATGTAGGCCTGACTTTTCTTGTTGGCATGTTCTCTCATTGGATACTGGAGATTGAGGCGATTGAGGCGACAATACTGTTGAAATCT encodes the following:
- the LOC123105521 gene encoding signal peptidase complex catalytic subunit SEC11A; this encodes MGFIGDQVEAIRSMQVRQVLAQIISLGMIVTSALIIWKGLMVATGSESPVVVVLSGSMEPGFKRGDILFLRMSKEPIRTGEIVVFNVDGREIPIVHRVIKVHERQESAEVDILTKGDNNFGDDRLLYAHGQLWLQQHHIMGRAVGYLPYVGWVTIVMTEKPIIKYLLIGALGLLVITSKD
- the LOC123101681 gene encoding uncharacterized protein, which gives rise to GPTHFPPQSHRWRAARRPSPATNPAAGTALRRARRRRARVGRRSRARALARAGKPGACSHRWRAACRASPGRNRRAGASTPASLSVEADGGRSSPSSVERESVSANEHASLRPFVVEAMDAIHEMEDTYKNSAAIAGNTATMLEAFSKAALSTSAAHLVQIASQVAGIADDSIASKVKLVKAARRLSRIEASGKAHVVRELILESAALAREAENVGNEILRCSAIDLGNAGRSFLQLAALHNMDGLVEEQADQDNEEVPEQPTTWISSWWSKRKRMRDIESLKAPLLNPAASMVRDNTSTTVPQGQGRLCDKWLGMQTCALAMSLSLLPYMGRDGLFKDKTIFSSNYLWRVDLLFKLWWGLVALGVPCSLYGRGCMAQQYARVSGHLAILGLTFLVGMFSHWILEIEAIEATILLKSFLGLTAAGFICLFIACCAAGDL